One Devosia lacusdianchii genomic window carries:
- a CDS encoding MFS transporter has protein sequence MLDGTPLPEGTRAGTREWVGLAVLALPTLLVSIDVSVILLALPHISASLEADSTQMLWIMDIYGFLLAGFMITMGTLGDRIGRRKLLMIGGTAFAGASILAAFSPTAELLIISRALLGVAGATITPSAMALITNMFRNEAQRGTALSIFFTCFMGGMALGPVVGGVMLEWFWWGSVFLIGVPVMVLLLALAPAFLPEFRDRSAGRLDLISVALSLLTTLPVVYGLKEIAKAGIDVLPLISIAVGLIMGTIFILRQRRLDHPLLDLKLLTNPRVATAIGGMAFVASAGALMLFTNQYMQLVAGLSPLQAGLWTLPGVAASVVGFMLSPVFAKHIPPARLIAAGLAIAVAGAVVVAQAGDWGLYAVIIGFVAFNGGCAPMVVLANGIVMTAVAPERAGAAAALTETSAETGFALGIAVLGSAAAAMYRTSLDASLPAGLPAQTVAAAHETLASALAVAATLPAETATLLEAAARSAFMGGMQMAVTVVAIILAGVGLTVLTQLRHLRPLSDGTAAHPAPAQ, from the coding sequence ATGCTCGACGGCACTCCCTTGCCCGAAGGAACCCGCGCCGGCACCCGCGAATGGGTCGGCCTCGCAGTCCTCGCCTTGCCCACCCTGCTCGTTTCCATCGACGTTTCGGTCATCCTGCTCGCGCTGCCGCATATCAGCGCGAGCCTCGAAGCCGACAGCACCCAGATGCTCTGGATCATGGACATCTACGGCTTCCTGTTGGCCGGCTTCATGATCACCATGGGCACGCTGGGCGACCGCATCGGCCGGCGCAAGCTGCTGATGATCGGCGGCACCGCCTTTGCCGGCGCGTCGATCCTCGCCGCATTCTCGCCGACCGCCGAATTGCTGATCATCTCCCGCGCCCTGCTTGGCGTGGCCGGCGCGACGATCACGCCATCGGCCATGGCGCTCATCACCAACATGTTCCGCAACGAGGCCCAGCGCGGTACGGCCCTCTCCATCTTTTTCACCTGCTTCATGGGCGGCATGGCGCTGGGCCCAGTCGTCGGCGGCGTCATGCTGGAGTGGTTCTGGTGGGGCTCGGTGTTCCTTATTGGCGTTCCGGTGATGGTGTTACTCCTGGCGCTCGCTCCCGCCTTCCTGCCGGAATTCCGCGATCGCAGTGCGGGTAGGCTTGACCTCATCAGCGTGGCGCTGTCGCTCCTGACCACACTGCCCGTGGTCTACGGCCTCAAGGAGATTGCCAAGGCCGGCATCGACGTGCTGCCGCTCATCAGCATCGCAGTCGGCCTGATAATGGGGACGATCTTCATCCTCCGCCAGCGGCGGCTCGATCATCCCCTGCTCGACCTCAAGCTGCTGACCAACCCGCGTGTCGCCACCGCTATCGGCGGCATGGCCTTCGTTGCCAGCGCCGGCGCGCTCATGCTGTTCACCAATCAATACATGCAACTGGTGGCCGGCCTTTCCCCGCTCCAGGCCGGGTTATGGACACTGCCGGGTGTCGCGGCCTCGGTCGTGGGCTTCATGCTGAGCCCGGTTTTTGCTAAGCACATCCCGCCCGCTCGCCTGATCGCCGCCGGCCTCGCCATCGCAGTCGCAGGCGCTGTCGTGGTCGCCCAGGCAGGGGACTGGGGGCTCTATGCCGTCATCATCGGCTTCGTGGCCTTCAATGGCGGATGCGCCCCCATGGTTGTGCTGGCCAACGGCATCGTCATGACCGCCGTTGCCCCCGAGCGAGCCGGCGCTGCGGCGGCTCTGACCGAAACCTCCGCCGAAACCGGCTTTGCCCTTGGGATCGCCGTATTGGGGAGCGCCGCCGCGGCAATGTATCGAACCAGCCTCGATGCCAGTCTGCCGGCGGGCCTGCCGGCCCAAACGGTCGCTGCCGCACACGAGACTTTGGCGAGTGCCCTCGCCGTCGCCGCCACTCTGCCCGCCGAAACCGCAACTCTGCTCGAAGCCGCCGCACGCTCCGCCTTCATGGGCGGCATGCAGATGGCTGTTACCGTGGTGGCGATCATTCTGGCCGGCGTTGGCCTGACGGTTCTCACCCAGCTCCGTCACCTGCGGCCACTATCCGACGGTACGGCCGCTCACCCCGCCCCTGCCCAGTGA
- a CDS encoding pyridoxine 5'-phosphate synthase has translation MTLLSVNLNAVAQLRNRRDLPWPSVTGLARVVLDAGASGITVHPRPDERHIRRTDVLDLAKLLREDYPAAEFNIEGYPSPEFFALIEEVNPQQVTLVPDEPGQATSDHGWDFHSKGPLLTSVVQMLKGEGRRISLFCDPDAGVDGVTVARASGADRIELYTGPYGSCHNDPDRAEYELAALAETARAAHAVGLGVNAGHDLTLANLPAFQAAVPDVAEASIGHAITADALLMGFPEAVRRYRAALGS, from the coding sequence ATGACCCTTCTCTCCGTCAACCTCAACGCCGTCGCTCAGTTGCGCAATCGCCGCGACCTTCCCTGGCCGAGCGTCACTGGTCTGGCTCGGGTGGTCCTCGATGCCGGGGCCAGTGGGATCACCGTGCATCCCCGTCCTGACGAGCGCCACATAAGGCGGACCGATGTCCTCGATCTGGCAAAGCTGCTGCGCGAGGACTATCCCGCCGCCGAGTTCAACATCGAGGGCTATCCCAGCCCGGAGTTCTTCGCGCTGATCGAGGAGGTCAATCCGCAACAGGTCACCCTAGTGCCGGATGAGCCGGGGCAGGCCACCTCTGACCACGGCTGGGATTTCCACAGCAAGGGGCCGCTGCTGACCTCGGTTGTGCAGATGTTGAAGGGTGAGGGGCGGCGGATTTCGCTGTTCTGCGATCCTGATGCGGGTGTTGATGGCGTGACCGTGGCCAGGGCCAGCGGTGCCGATCGCATCGAGCTTTATACCGGGCCATATGGCAGCTGCCACAATGATCCGGATCGGGCTGAGTACGAGCTGGCGGCGCTGGCGGAGACGGCGCGCGCGGCGCATGCAGTCGGACTTGGCGTCAACGCGGGGCACGACCTGACGCTGGCCAACCTGCCGGCATTTCAGGCCGCGGTGCCTGACGTCGCCGAGGCGTCGATCGGCCATGCCATCACGGCAGACGCGCTGCTTATGGGTTTCCCTGAGGCCGTGCGCCGTTACCGGGCCGCGTTGGGCAGCTAG
- a CDS encoding SRPBCC domain-containing protein has product MTHIVHETLEFERMLDASATDVFAAFASKQALLDWSDPGEGWDMSYDVFDFRVSHTDVASFGVIGQPPYTSTTHYLAINSGTRIIYASTLTHKGKLTFVGTVTVELQPLGAAVTQLRLVEAGAYIDGADGPEGHRDGWNFMLDNLAKYLKRARRAA; this is encoded by the coding sequence ATGACCCATATTGTTCACGAAACGCTTGAGTTCGAGCGCATGCTGGATGCAAGCGCGACCGATGTCTTTGCCGCCTTCGCCAGCAAGCAGGCATTGCTCGACTGGAGTGATCCGGGTGAGGGCTGGGACATGAGCTACGATGTTTTCGACTTCCGGGTTTCCCATACCGACGTCGCTTCTTTCGGCGTGATCGGGCAGCCGCCCTACACGAGCACAACCCACTACTTGGCGATCAACTCGGGCACCCGCATCATCTACGCCAGCACGTTGACGCATAAGGGCAAACTCACCTTTGTCGGCACGGTTACCGTGGAGCTGCAACCGCTTGGTGCTGCCGTTACCCAGCTGCGCCTCGTGGAAGCCGGGGCATATATCGATGGCGCCGACGGTCCCGAGGGGCATCGCGACGGATGGAACTTCATGCTCGACAATCTCGCCAAGTACCTCAAGCGTGCCCGCCGGGCGGCCTGA
- a CDS encoding SRPBCC family protein — protein MTERSIAHGTFVVERRYPADPARVFKAWADPEVKKRWFGAGNEDVKSFDFREGGREYAEGSMGDTTYTFDVQYQDIVENQRIIYGYQMTMNGQRISVSVAAIEIHPDGNGARMTVTEHGCFLDGLDNLEQRRAGTEQLVDALGTELARQTAN, from the coding sequence ATGACCGAACGATCCATAGCTCACGGCACCTTCGTCGTCGAACGCCGCTACCCCGCCGATCCCGCCCGCGTCTTCAAGGCCTGGGCCGACCCAGAGGTCAAGAAGCGCTGGTTTGGCGCCGGCAATGAAGACGTAAAATCCTTCGACTTCCGCGAGGGTGGCCGCGAATATGCTGAAGGCAGCATGGGCGACACCACCTACACCTTCGACGTCCAGTACCAGGACATCGTGGAAAACCAGCGCATCATCTACGGCTACCAGATGACTATGAACGGCCAGCGCATCTCGGTTTCGGTGGCCGCGATCGAGATCCACCCCGACGGCAACGGCGCGCGGATGACCGTCACCGAGCATGGTTGCTTCCTCGACGGCCTCGACAATCTCGAGCAACGCCGGGCCGGCACCGAACAGCTTGTCGATGCACTCGGCACCGAACTCGCCCGGCAGACCGCCAACTAG
- the ilvN gene encoding acetolactate synthase small subunit, whose protein sequence is MNAHLQPTGSAYFLTKETQETERHTLSVLVDNEPGILARVVGLFSARGYNIESLTVSETEHGRRLSRITVVVIATPKTLIQIKLQLERLVPVHKVHDLTAEGASLERELALIKVAGSGDHRAETLRLADAFRAQIVDASVESFVFEVTGKPAKIDSFIALMQPLGLVEVVRTGLAAISRGPQSM, encoded by the coding sequence ATGAACGCACATCTGCAGCCAACTGGCTCGGCCTACTTCCTGACCAAGGAAACTCAGGAAACCGAGCGCCATACCCTCTCGGTGCTGGTCGACAACGAGCCGGGCATTCTCGCCCGCGTCGTGGGCCTGTTTTCGGCGCGCGGCTACAATATCGAAAGCCTGACCGTCAGTGAGACGGAACACGGGCGGCGACTTAGTCGCATCACCGTTGTCGTCATCGCTACGCCCAAGACGCTGATCCAGATCAAGCTGCAGCTCGAGCGGCTGGTGCCAGTGCACAAGGTGCACGATTTGACCGCTGAAGGCGCGTCATTGGAACGCGAGCTGGCGCTGATCAAGGTCGCCGGATCGGGTGACCACCGCGCCGAAACGTTGCGCCTGGCTGACGCGTTTCGGGCGCAGATCGTCGATGCATCGGTGGAAAGCTTCGTGTTCGAGGTGACCGGCAAGCCGGCCAAGATCGACAGCTTTATCGCGCTGATGCAGCCGCTGGGCTTGGTCGAGGTGGTTCGCACCGGGCTGGCGGCGATCTCGCGCGGGCCGCAGAGCATGTAA
- a CDS encoding MerR family transcriptional regulator, whose translation MQIGELAERSGISRDALRFYEKRGLIRAHRRPNGYRHYPDGTLFVLDYVRTAQKLGFSLAEIETELPSLADQGVTAERVATILRGKIAAIDARIADLAALREDLAGRLEAACPLLPPSRR comes from the coding sequence ATGCAGATCGGTGAACTGGCGGAACGCTCGGGCATAAGCCGCGACGCCCTGCGCTTTTACGAGAAGCGCGGCCTGATCCGCGCACATCGCCGGCCCAACGGCTATCGCCACTATCCGGATGGCACCCTGTTCGTGCTGGACTATGTGCGCACCGCCCAGAAGCTGGGATTCAGCCTGGCCGAAATCGAGACCGAATTGCCGAGCCTGGCCGATCAAGGCGTCACTGCTGAAAGAGTTGCGACTATTCTGCGAGGCAAGATCGCGGCGATCGATGCGCGCATTGCCGACCTCGCGGCACTCCGCGAAGACCTGGCTGGACGGCTCGAAGCGGCGTGTCCGTTGTTGCCGCCGTCGCGACGCTAG
- a CDS encoding inorganic phosphate transporter has translation MPRTVLPLGIALLFLLGAAAWASIVIPDGPLRYLVILGAAAAGYMALNVGANDVANNVGPAVGAKALTMGVALAIGAVFDAAGALLAGGDVIDTVANDLLVPGLAPTSVSLIIVMIAALLSAAAWINLSTFVGAPVSTTHAIIGGIVGATIAAAGIDAVAWPAIGMITVSWTVSPLLGGIFAAALHAVIRSTITRRADKIGAARLWVPILVAGMAGIFAMYLSTEALGRFWHPNFVTTLLAGIVFAALGWLIAMPWVRMRSLALENRKKQVARLFRPPLIVAAALLSFAHGANDVANSVAPLAAILAVVQAEPLQTLSAPFWLLAIGALGIAFGIALFGPRVIHTIGEQITKLNEIRAFCVALSAATTVLAASALGFPLSSTHVAVGAVFGVGFLREFLAIRNMNGAAVPVRAQFVEASMLNATPEDALARERRNERRYLVRRLKVARIAAAWVVTLPASAGLAAVIYLGLTRFIA, from the coding sequence ATGCCCCGCACCGTTCTGCCACTCGGCATCGCATTGCTGTTTCTGCTGGGGGCAGCCGCTTGGGCAAGCATCGTCATTCCCGATGGCCCGCTGCGATACCTGGTGATCCTAGGCGCTGCCGCCGCCGGCTACATGGCGCTCAATGTTGGCGCCAATGATGTGGCCAACAATGTCGGCCCGGCCGTTGGCGCCAAGGCACTGACCATGGGCGTCGCGCTAGCGATTGGCGCGGTTTTTGACGCTGCGGGAGCGCTACTCGCCGGTGGCGATGTCATCGATACGGTTGCCAATGATCTACTGGTGCCAGGACTGGCCCCCACCTCCGTCAGCCTCATCATTGTCATGATCGCTGCTTTGCTGTCGGCGGCGGCGTGGATCAATCTTTCCACCTTCGTCGGCGCTCCGGTCTCGACCACCCACGCCATTATCGGCGGCATTGTCGGCGCCACCATCGCGGCCGCCGGTATCGACGCGGTCGCCTGGCCCGCCATTGGCATGATCACGGTGAGCTGGACCGTCTCGCCCTTGCTGGGAGGCATCTTCGCCGCGGCGCTGCATGCTGTTATTCGCTCCACGATCACCCGGAGGGCCGACAAGATCGGCGCTGCCCGCCTATGGGTACCGATTCTGGTCGCAGGCATGGCTGGCATTTTCGCCATGTACCTTTCCACCGAGGCCCTTGGCCGCTTTTGGCACCCAAATTTCGTCACGACGCTGCTGGCCGGCATTGTCTTTGCTGCGCTCGGCTGGTTGATCGCCATGCCATGGGTCCGCATGCGGTCGCTTGCCCTGGAGAACCGCAAGAAGCAGGTCGCCCGCCTGTTCCGCCCTCCCCTGATCGTCGCCGCGGCCCTGCTGTCTTTCGCGCACGGCGCCAACGACGTCGCCAATTCGGTGGCCCCGCTGGCTGCGATTCTCGCCGTGGTGCAGGCCGAGCCGTTGCAGACCCTGTCGGCACCCTTCTGGTTACTCGCCATCGGCGCTTTGGGCATCGCCTTCGGCATTGCCCTCTTCGGTCCGCGCGTGATCCACACCATCGGCGAGCAGATCACCAAGCTCAACGAGATCCGCGCCTTCTGCGTAGCCCTTTCAGCGGCCACCACCGTGCTGGCCGCCTCCGCGCTGGGCTTTCCCCTGTCATCCACCCATGTCGCGGTCGGGGCAGTATTCGGCGTCGGCTTCCTGCGGGAGTTCCTGGCCATCCGCAACATGAACGGCGCTGCCGTGCCGGTAAGGGCGCAGTTCGTCGAAGCTTCGATGCTCAATGCCACGCCTGAAGACGCGTTGGCCCGCGAG
- a CDS encoding acetolactate synthase 3 large subunit has protein sequence MAERMTGAEMVIQALADQGVEHIFGYPGGAALPIYDAMFQQEQVQHILVRHEQGATHMAEGYARSTGKPGVVLVTSGPGATNAVTGLTDALMDSIPLICITAQVPTTLIGSDAFQECDTVGITRSCTKYNYLVKRVEDLPRIMHEAFHIATTGRPGPVVIDIPKDVQFAVGDYYKPDLETLRHQSYRPQMDGDAAAIEAAVDLMLKAERPIFYTGGGVINAGPEASEHLRELAELTGFPVTSTLMGLGAFPASNPQWMGMLGMHGTYEANLAMHDCDVMINIGARFDDRITGRIDAFSPNSRKIHVDIDPSSINKVVRVDIPIVGDCERVLSEMVRVWRSKTNQPRTEAIAPWWKQIEKWRAVDSLGYKNSDTTIKPQYAIERLYEATRKQGKEVFITTEVGQHQMWAAQHFHFDKPNHWMTSGGLGTMGYGLPAAVGVQVAHPDALVIDIAGEASVQMTMQELSTAVQYRLPIKIFILNNERMGMVRQWQDLLHGSRYAHSYSESLPDFVKLAEAYGGKGIRCDNPAELDAAIAEMLDYDGPVLFDVLVEKDENCLPMIPSGKPHNEIILPDTANIGSIIDEKGRQLV, from the coding sequence ATGGCCGAAAGAATGACCGGCGCAGAGATGGTGATCCAGGCACTGGCCGATCAGGGAGTCGAGCATATTTTCGGCTATCCGGGCGGCGCGGCCCTGCCGATCTATGATGCGATGTTCCAGCAGGAGCAGGTGCAGCATATCCTGGTTCGGCATGAACAGGGCGCGACGCACATGGCCGAAGGCTATGCGCGGTCGACCGGCAAGCCTGGCGTGGTCCTCGTGACCTCCGGCCCCGGCGCAACCAACGCGGTGACCGGCCTCACCGACGCATTGATGGACTCGATCCCGCTGATCTGCATCACCGCGCAGGTTCCAACGACGCTGATCGGCTCGGACGCGTTCCAGGAATGCGACACGGTCGGCATCACCCGCTCCTGTACCAAGTACAATTACCTGGTGAAGCGCGTGGAAGACCTGCCGCGCATCATGCACGAGGCCTTCCACATCGCCACGACTGGCCGCCCCGGCCCCGTGGTCATCGACATTCCCAAGGACGTGCAGTTCGCCGTCGGCGACTATTACAAGCCCGATCTCGAGACGCTGCGCCACCAGAGCTACCGCCCGCAGATGGATGGCGACGCGGCCGCCATCGAAGCGGCGGTCGACCTGATGCTCAAGGCCGAACGGCCGATCTTCTATACTGGAGGCGGCGTGATCAATGCCGGCCCGGAGGCGTCCGAGCATCTGCGCGAACTGGCCGAGTTGACCGGCTTCCCGGTGACCTCGACCTTGATGGGTCTGGGCGCGTTCCCGGCGTCCAATCCGCAATGGATGGGCATGCTTGGCATGCACGGCACCTATGAAGCCAACCTGGCGATGCATGACTGCGACGTGATGATCAATATCGGGGCGCGCTTTGACGATCGCATCACCGGTCGCATCGACGCCTTCTCGCCCAATAGCCGCAAGATCCACGTCGATATCGACCCGAGCTCGATCAACAAGGTCGTGCGCGTCGATATTCCGATCGTGGGCGATTGCGAGCGGGTGCTGAGCGAGATGGTTCGCGTGTGGCGCAGCAAGACGAACCAGCCGCGCACCGAGGCGATCGCGCCGTGGTGGAAGCAGATCGAGAAGTGGCGGGCGGTGGATTCGCTCGGCTACAAGAACTCAGATACCACCATCAAGCCGCAATATGCCATCGAACGGCTGTATGAAGCGACGCGAAAGCAGGGCAAGGAGGTGTTCATCACCACCGAAGTCGGCCAGCACCAGATGTGGGCCGCCCAGCATTTCCACTTCGACAAGCCGAACCACTGGATGACCTCCGGCGGGCTGGGCACGATGGGTTATGGCCTGCCAGCGGCGGTCGGCGTGCAGGTGGCGCATCCGGATGCACTGGTGATCGATATTGCCGGCGAAGCCAGCGTGCAGATGACGATGCAGGAACTCTCGACAGCGGTGCAGTATCGCCTGCCGATCAAGATCTTCATCCTCAACAATGAGCGCATGGGCATGGTCCGCCAGTGGCAGGACCTGTTGCACGGCTCGCGGTACGCGCATTCCTATTCAGAGTCGCTGCCTGATTTCGTCAAGCTGGCAGAGGCTTACGGCGGGAAGGGCATCCGCTGCGATAACCCGGCCGAGCTCGACGCCGCCATTGCCGAGATGCTCGATTATGACGGCCCGGTGCTGTTCGACGTGCTGGTCGAGAAGGACGAGAACTGCCTGCCGATGATTCCGTCGGGCAAGCCACACAACGAAATCATCCTGCCCGACACGGCCAATATCGGCTCCATCATCGACGAGAAGGGACGGCAGCTCGTCTAG
- a CDS encoding multidrug effflux MFS transporter — MNSPILRAALVLGLLSAIGPFAIDMYLPALPAIGLDLGADTAGVQASLMAFMAAIAVCQLFYGPISDMVGRKPPLYFGMALFTLGAIGSAMAPSIEWLVAARFVQGVGACAAMALPRAIVRDGYTGADAAQLQSLLMLVFSVSPILAPLGGSLIVQFGSWREIFWVIAGVGVLGALLVLFFLKETRPAEARLESSVGSALRGYGVLLRDRNFLGLSMIGAFGMSSFMAYLANSSFILIDHYGLNPTLYSVMFSINAVSFIGVSQLTGVLTRRFGLNVVVRTAVNGFIVTMLALLAVWMLGVDRLEVLAVLLFIGYGFLGLVIPTTAVLALEEHGQIAGTASALMGTLQLVTAAVVMGVVGSFFDGTAKPMVIGIAACAVIAFALTRLTIKPTVLAPAAAE; from the coding sequence ATGAACTCTCCCATCCTGCGCGCAGCGCTGGTGCTCGGCTTGCTGTCGGCCATCGGTCCGTTCGCCATCGATATGTATCTGCCGGCGCTGCCGGCCATCGGCCTCGACCTGGGAGCCGATACGGCGGGTGTGCAAGCCAGCCTGATGGCCTTCATGGCGGCCATTGCAGTCTGCCAGCTCTTCTACGGTCCGATCAGCGATATGGTCGGCCGCAAGCCGCCGCTCTATTTCGGCATGGCCCTGTTCACGCTGGGCGCGATCGGCTCGGCCATGGCCCCATCGATCGAATGGCTGGTCGCCGCGCGATTCGTGCAGGGCGTTGGCGCCTGCGCCGCCATGGCGCTGCCCCGCGCTATCGTGCGCGACGGCTATACGGGCGCTGATGCCGCCCAGTTGCAGAGCCTGCTGATGCTGGTGTTCTCGGTCTCGCCGATTCTGGCTCCGCTGGGTGGCAGCCTGATCGTGCAGTTCGGTAGCTGGCGCGAAATCTTCTGGGTGATCGCCGGGGTCGGCGTGCTCGGCGCTCTGCTCGTGCTGTTCTTCCTCAAGGAGACCCGCCCGGCCGAAGCCCGGCTTGAGAGCAGTGTCGGTTCGGCTCTGCGGGGTTACGGCGTGCTGCTGCGCGATCGCAACTTCCTTGGCCTCAGCATGATCGGTGCTTTCGGCATGTCGAGCTTCATGGCCTATCTTGCCAATTCATCGTTCATCCTGATCGACCATTACGGGCTCAATCCCACGCTTTACAGCGTCATGTTCTCGATCAATGCGGTGTCGTTCATCGGCGTTTCGCAACTGACCGGCGTGCTGACCCGCCGCTTCGGGCTCAATGTGGTGGTGCGGACCGCCGTCAACGGCTTCATCGTCACCATGCTGGCGTTGCTGGCGGTTTGGATGCTGGGCGTCGACCGGCTCGAAGTGCTCGCCGTGCTGCTGTTCATCGGCTACGGCTTCCTGGGCCTCGTGATCCCGACCACGGCGGTACTGGCGCTCGAAGAGCACGGCCAGATTGCCGGAACGGCCTCGGCCCTGATGGGCACGCTGCAACTGGTGACGGCGGCAGTGGTGATGGGTGTGGTGGGCAGCTTCTTCGATGGCACGGCAAAGCCGATGGTCATCGGTATCGCGGCCTGTGCGGTGATTGCCTTCGCGCTGACGCGGCTGACAATCAAGCCAACGGTTCTGGCGCCCGCGGCGGCGGAGTAA
- a CDS encoding GlxA family transcriptional regulator, translated as MIPKHFDAPPLKVSILVLPQTAPMAVYGLYEVLGSVGKVWAAVTGETTRVRSIDPRIVTRDGKTFNSVLGIPITPQASIVDDTDSDVVIVTDIELPLAADPATLWPQEIAWLRGRLEAGASVNSTCSGSVVLAEAGLLDGVEATSHWSAGELFRDRYTKVRFRPERILCDSGYQGRLITTGGASAWQDLALFLIGKYCGPSEAVRTAKIFLIGDRSEGQLPFAAMTRPRQHDDAVIAASQAWIADNYAKPNPVGLMVDVSALPERSFKRRFKQATGYAPVDYVQAIRIEEAKQMLETTGDGIDSIAAEVGYEDPTFFRRLFRRLAGVTPAHYRRRYRGPSLNQKV; from the coding sequence ATGATCCCGAAACATTTCGACGCGCCGCCGCTCAAGGTCAGCATTCTGGTCCTGCCGCAGACCGCGCCCATGGCCGTTTATGGACTCTACGAAGTTCTCGGCTCAGTCGGAAAAGTCTGGGCTGCGGTAACCGGAGAGACCACGCGCGTCCGCAGCATCGACCCCAGGATCGTCACGCGCGACGGCAAAACCTTCAACTCGGTGCTGGGCATCCCGATCACCCCGCAGGCCTCCATAGTCGACGATACCGACTCGGACGTTGTCATCGTCACCGATATCGAACTGCCCCTGGCGGCTGATCCCGCGACCCTCTGGCCGCAGGAGATCGCCTGGCTTCGCGGGCGGCTGGAAGCAGGCGCCAGCGTCAATTCCACCTGCAGCGGCTCGGTGGTTCTGGCCGAGGCCGGCCTGCTCGACGGCGTCGAAGCCACGTCTCACTGGAGTGCCGGCGAGCTGTTTCGCGACCGCTACACCAAAGTGCGGTTCCGGCCCGAGCGCATCCTCTGCGACAGCGGGTATCAAGGCCGCCTGATCACCACCGGCGGCGCGTCCGCCTGGCAGGATCTGGCGCTCTTCCTTATCGGCAAATACTGTGGCCCCAGCGAAGCAGTCCGCACAGCGAAGATATTCCTGATTGGCGATCGCAGCGAAGGCCAGCTCCCATTCGCCGCCATGACACGGCCTCGCCAGCACGATGACGCGGTGATCGCGGCCAGCCAGGCCTGGATTGCCGATAACTATGCCAAGCCCAATCCCGTAGGCCTTATGGTGGACGTATCCGCCCTGCCCGAACGCAGCTTCAAGCGCCGCTTCAAACAGGCGACCGGCTACGCGCCGGTCGATTACGTGCAAGCCATCCGCATCGAGGAAGCCAAGCAGATGCTCGAGACCACCGGCGATGGTATCGACAGCATCGCCGCCGAAGTCGGCTATGAAGACCCAACCTTCTTTCGCCGGCTTTTCCGCCGTCTCGCCGGGGTGACGCCTGCCCATTACCGCCGACGGTACCGGGGACCATCACTTAATCAGAAAGTTTAG
- a CDS encoding TetR/AcrR family transcriptional regulator, which translates to MAILDAAKRAFVRDGVGTVSIDAIAMEAGVSRQTVYNQLGDKDQLFRAVIEDVTTRSSASLMAVLVSFPSKPDDIQTALTDFAVGLLSRCLCDIDGRTLIMLLEKEAYRYPELFLAWKEYGPGKDWPLIAGHFARLAHEGYLDIDDASLAARQFMALIRADLPNDQGPCVRPSEEALHRAASMGVSTFLRAFGARQH; encoded by the coding sequence ATGGCCATTCTTGATGCGGCCAAGCGAGCCTTCGTTCGTGACGGGGTCGGCACCGTCAGCATCGACGCCATTGCCATGGAAGCCGGCGTGTCCCGGCAGACGGTCTACAACCAGCTTGGCGACAAGGACCAATTGTTCCGGGCCGTTATCGAAGACGTCACAACCCGCTCCAGCGCCTCACTGATGGCAGTGCTCGTCAGCTTCCCGAGCAAGCCCGACGATATCCAGACCGCCCTCACCGACTTCGCTGTCGGCCTGCTATCGCGCTGCCTCTGCGACATCGACGGGCGCACGCTCATCATGCTGCTCGAAAAGGAAGCCTATCGCTATCCCGAGCTTTTCCTGGCATGGAAGGAATATGGGCCGGGCAAGGATTGGCCGCTGATCGCAGGGCATTTCGCGCGGCTCGCACACGAAGGCTACCTGGACATCGACGATGCCAGCCTCGCCGCCCGGCAGTTCATGGCGCTCATCCGCGCTGACCTGCCGAACGACCAGGGCCCATGCGTCCGACCCTCGGAGGAAGCTCTCCACAGGGCCGCCAGCATGGGCGTCTCGACCTTCCTCCGCGCCTTTGGGGCCCGGCAGCACTAG